A segment of the Georgenia sp. M64 genome:
CGAGCTCCTGGACCTGCTCGGGCACCCGCTGCAGCCCGCGCACGGCGCGGGCCAGGACGTCGGCCATGACGAGGCGGCCCTTGACGGCCGCGACCTCCTCGTCCTCGGCGGCGTCCGCCGTCGTGCCGGGCAGGAGGTCCGCCATCGTGGTGGCGACGACGTCGCTCTCGCCCAGGGAGGGCAGCACCTGGTCGATGTAGCGCAGGAACACCCGGGACGGCCCCACGAGGAGGACGCCGGACCGCTCCAGCCGCTGACGGTGGGCGTAGAGGAGGTAGGCGGTGCGGTGGAGCGCCACCGCGGTCTTGCCCGTGCCCGGCCCGCCCTGGACGACGAGGACGCCGTCGAGGGGGGAGCGGATCACGGCGTCCTGCTCGGCCTGGATGGTCGCGACGATGTCGCTCATGTGCCCCTCGCGGGCCGCGGACATCGCGGCGAAGAGCGCGCCCTCGCCGGTGAGGCCGTCGGCGACGTCGGCGTCGAGGTGGGCGTGGTCGAGCAGCTCGTCCTCGACCCCGACCACCGTGCGGGAGCGGGTCATGAGGTGCCGGCGCCGCACGACGTCGCCGGGGTGCGCGGCCGTGGCCTGGTAGAAGGGCTGGGCCGAGGGGGCGCGCCAGTCCACGAGGAGCTGGTCGTGCTCGGCGTCGGACATGCCGATGCGCCCGACGTAGCGGGGCTCCTCGCCGGCCCGCAGGTCCAGCCGGCCGAAGACCAGCCGGTTCTCGACGTGGTCGAGCCGGGCCACGGCGTCGGAGTAGTGGGCCGCGAACGCGTCGCGCTCGGAGCGGTTCTGCGGCGACCCCGACGGCCCCTCGCGCCGGACCTCCGCCAGCCGGGACCCGTAGGAGGCGCGCAGCTCGTCGAGGCGGGTGTACACGCGGTCGACGTAGGTCTGCTCCTCGCCGACGGCGGCCGCCACCGTGTCCTGGGCGGCGCCGGCCGGGTCGGGCGTGGGGGCCTGCTGCACGCGTGCTCCTTCTCCTCGTGCGCACCGGCGGTGCGGCTGACGTGCCGTCGGCACGGCCATCCATTATCCGTCCTCGGGACGGTCCGTGCAGGCATGTCCGGGCCGGACGTCCCGCGGACCCGGCTGGATCTGCGACGGACCTGCGCCACCTGCCGCGCGCGGCCGGTGCCGGTCCGCTCGCGGAATGCCCGGCGACACCGCAGTGTTGGCAGAGGTAGACCTCGACCCACCAGAACGAGAGGAGTCGGCCGATGCGCGACCCCCATGAGCTCTACACGCTGGCCGCCCGGCCGCAGGAGTCCACCCCCGTGCTCGTGCACGCCATGCGGGGCTCCCTCGACGCCGGGCACGCCGGCGCGCTGGTCTCGCGGCACCTCCTCGGCTCCCTCCAGGTCGAGCGGGTCGCCACCTTCGAGCCCGACGAGCTGGTCGACTACCGCTCGCGGCGCCCTGCCATGACCTTCGAGGACTGGCGGTTCACGGAGTACGACGAGCCGGTCATCGCGCTGGACCTCCTGCGCGACGACGAGGGCACCGCGCTGCTGCTCCTCCACGGCCCCGAGCCCGACCTGCAGTGGGACCGCTTCACCGCCGCGGTCGTCGGCCTCGTCGAGGACCTCGGCGTCGAGCGGACGATCGGCGTGCACGGCATCCCGATGGCGGTCCCGCACACCCGCCCGACGACGGTGACGTCGCACGCCAGCCGGAGCGGTCTCGTGGACACCCAGCGTCACTTCATGGGCACCGTCCAGGTGCCCGGCAACATCGCGGCCCTGCTGGAGCTCCGGCTCGGGCGGGCCGGGCACGACGCGCTGGGCTTCGCCGCGCACGTCCCGCACTACCTCGCCCAGGCCGAGTACCCCCTCGCGGCCGCCGAGCTCGTCCGGCAGATCGCGGCGCACGCCGGCCTCGCGCTGCCCGTGGGTGAGCTGGAGGCCGCAGCGGCCGAGACGGCCGCGCAGATCGAGGCACAGGTCTCGGCGTCGGCCGAGGTCGGCGCCGTCGTCCACGCGCTCGAGCAGCAGTACGACGCCTTCATGGAGGCCGCGGCCCAGCCGAACCAGAAGACCCTCCTCGCCGACCACGGGGACATGCCCACGGCCGAGCAGATCGGCGCCGAGCTGGAGGCGTTCCTCGCCGAGCACGCGGGCGGGCGTCCCGAGGACGACCCCGAGGCCTGAGAGCGCTGCGGCGCCGTCCCACGGCCCGGGCGGCGCGCCGGCGCCCGCCCCGGGCGGTGGA
Coding sequences within it:
- a CDS encoding PAC2 family protein, which gives rise to MRDPHELYTLAARPQESTPVLVHAMRGSLDAGHAGALVSRHLLGSLQVERVATFEPDELVDYRSRRPAMTFEDWRFTEYDEPVIALDLLRDDEGTALLLLHGPEPDLQWDRFTAAVVGLVEDLGVERTIGVHGIPMAVPHTRPTTVTSHASRSGLVDTQRHFMGTVQVPGNIAALLELRLGRAGHDALGFAAHVPHYLAQAEYPLAAAELVRQIAAHAGLALPVGELEAAAAETAAQIEAQVSASAEVGAVVHALEQQYDAFMEAAAQPNQKTLLADHGDMPTAEQIGAELEAFLAEHAGGRPEDDPEA